A single genomic interval of Alistipes provencensis harbors:
- a CDS encoding DUF4843 domain-containing protein — MKTHISLRVAAATALILTLAGCKDTWLMYDTSQKDHLYFEVTSALPQVSFSLIEDQQIEYNVAVKMMGMPVDYDRTFSIEYIDADPDETITVGTEKIPVITARSGTDFEIGALTLPAGAVETSIPLTLHRQEVMKTKYACIRFRIVEDDEFLPLAADSTVVKKIKTPLFNLYVNDGDPTCPDWWDASATGYDLFGWTLYLGRFYPEKFRKMLDLYHQVETKNPVFYQECVDRYGENLDKEGIAKNFIQLENPTVWASYVLIPLCEYYKTYYAEHPDDPNYEEIKSSGSSGTYWKDPIALLR, encoded by the coding sequence ATGAAAACACACATATCGTTACGCGTCGCTGCCGCAACAGCGCTGATCCTGACGCTGGCGGGCTGCAAGGACACTTGGCTGATGTATGACACCTCCCAGAAAGACCATCTCTATTTCGAGGTCACTTCAGCCCTGCCTCAGGTCTCCTTTTCACTGATCGAAGACCAACAGATAGAGTACAACGTCGCTGTCAAAATGATGGGCATGCCCGTCGACTACGACCGTACATTCTCAATCGAATACATCGACGCCGATCCGGATGAAACGATTACCGTCGGCACAGAAAAGATTCCGGTCATCACGGCACGGTCCGGCACGGACTTCGAGATCGGCGCATTGACCCTGCCCGCCGGTGCAGTCGAGACATCGATTCCCCTGACGCTCCACCGGCAGGAGGTCATGAAGACCAAATATGCCTGTATCCGGTTCCGGATCGTCGAGGACGACGAGTTCCTGCCGCTGGCAGCAGATTCCACCGTCGTGAAGAAGATCAAAACCCCGCTGTTCAACCTGTATGTCAACGACGGTGATCCCACTTGTCCCGACTGGTGGGATGCTTCTGCCACCGGTTACGATCTTTTCGGATGGACACTCTATTTAGGCAGATTTTATCCGGAGAAGTTCCGCAAAATGCTCGATCTTTACCATCAGGTCGAAACGAAAAATCCCGTGTTTTATCAAGAATGCGTCGACCGCTACGGCGAGAACCTCGACAAGGAAGGAATTGCGAAGAATTTCATCCAACTGGAAAATCCGACCGTATGGGCATCCTATGTACTGATTCCGCTGTGCGAATATTACAAAACATATTATGCCGAGCATCCGGACGATCCCAACTACGAGGAAATCAAATCGTCCGGTTCGTCCGGCACATATTGGAAAGACCCGATCGCATTATTGAGATAA
- a CDS encoding RagB/SusD family nutrient uptake outer membrane protein, with product MKTLKYYILCALALPLLGCSDFLDVNPKGEVFDKDMFESAEGYEDALYGIYAELGSQQYLYSDYMFWIPEVLSINVTLSDNAMSNMAIGEWSKSTASSLRNDVWKTVYKTINHINNIVSHIEKGGDHEFPHTPLYKGEALALRALLHFDMLRMYGAPIWADEASKARAIPYVSKYSFDITKFSSLDEAYEKIIADLKEAEKCLAEDETLVETVRTNASNGGFTSCRIIHMNLYAVQALLARVYWSKNDMANAAIYAKKVIDSGKFGFRPTTAFNQPDNGTLDLDETIFGIYSTKSQKENANKYQLSGGSAASSFTLATDYRSLYLDGSSSSQTDYRLAAWFDEGSNTLRRLVSPTYYTSDEPSYSGKSILGINMIRIPEMYYIMAEALLESDPDTATDYFDDVIKTRGLDALGDQGRTVTADALYIERRKEFYGEGQQWFNMKRLGKDIVATSTITLSGSDVNTYKIPLPKDEEDNREE from the coding sequence ATGAAAACATTGAAATACTACATTTTATGCGCGCTGGCACTCCCGCTGCTCGGCTGCTCCGATTTTCTGGACGTCAACCCCAAAGGCGAAGTCTTCGACAAGGACATGTTCGAATCGGCCGAAGGATATGAGGACGCCCTTTACGGCATCTATGCGGAACTGGGCTCCCAACAGTACCTGTACAGCGACTATATGTTCTGGATTCCCGAGGTGTTGAGCATCAACGTGACCCTGTCCGACAACGCGATGAGCAACATGGCCATCGGCGAATGGTCGAAGAGCACCGCCTCAAGCCTCCGCAATGACGTTTGGAAGACGGTTTACAAGACCATTAACCATATCAACAACATCGTTTCGCACATCGAAAAGGGCGGCGACCACGAGTTTCCCCATACTCCCCTTTACAAAGGTGAAGCATTAGCCTTGCGTGCGCTGCTGCATTTCGACATGCTGCGCATGTACGGTGCCCCTATCTGGGCCGATGAGGCTTCGAAAGCCCGTGCCATCCCTTACGTTTCGAAGTATTCGTTCGACATCACGAAGTTCAGTTCGCTCGACGAAGCCTATGAAAAGATTATCGCCGACCTGAAAGAGGCTGAAAAATGCCTTGCCGAAGATGAAACGCTCGTAGAAACGGTCCGCACGAACGCCTCCAACGGCGGGTTCACCTCGTGCCGCATCATCCATATGAACCTCTATGCCGTGCAGGCCCTGCTGGCCCGCGTCTACTGGTCAAAAAACGATATGGCCAATGCCGCCATTTACGCAAAAAAGGTGATCGACAGCGGCAAGTTCGGATTCCGCCCGACTACAGCGTTCAACCAGCCGGACAACGGAACATTGGACCTTGACGAAACCATCTTCGGCATCTATTCCACGAAGTCACAGAAAGAGAATGCCAATAAGTACCAACTCAGCGGCGGATCAGCGGCCAGTTCCTTTACGCTGGCCACCGACTACCGGTCGCTCTATCTCGACGGCTCGTCCTCGTCCCAGACCGACTACCGTCTGGCTGCATGGTTCGACGAAGGTTCGAATACGCTGCGCCGTCTGGTTAGCCCTACTTATTACACCAGCGACGAGCCTTCGTATTCGGGAAAATCCATTCTGGGCATCAACATGATCCGGATTCCCGAAATGTATTACATCATGGCCGAGGCCCTGCTCGAAAGCGACCCGGACACGGCGACTGACTATTTCGATGACGTCATCAAAACGCGCGGGCTGGACGCCTTGGGCGATCAGGGACGCACCGTAACGGCCGACGCCCTCTACATCGAGCGCCGCAAGGAGTTCTACGGCGAGGGACAGCAATGGTTCAACATGAAGAGGCTGGGCAAGGATATCGTGGCGACATCTACGATAACGCTCTCCGGGTCGGATGTCAACACCTATAAAATCCCGCTTCCGAAAGACGAAGAGGATAACCGCGAAGAATAA
- a CDS encoding SusC/RagA family TonB-linked outer membrane protein produces the protein MKTNICTAFNALLVLLLCMTVPSMGGGNAYAQSKISGGEQLQKRVSLQVTNAPVSKVFAQIEAKSGVHIIFNASEVDKLPPVTRSFNNMTISRVLDVCLANSNLSYSVVNKNIVIRAEGKSLERITVFGTILDENNLPLPGANVVLKGTNIGVSTDTKGNYSISFGRRPGKENVLLYSFIGMKPEERSVNGSSNLNVTLKNDSEIEEVVVNGFYTQSKSTFTGASTTIKGEELIALSPTNLIAGIAAVTPGMVMVENNAQGSNPNAIPSLLIRGANSLITNESEEGVNNPLIVLDGVEISMEELYDLDLFDIERVDVLKDASATILYGEKGANGVIVVERKRIEGNKVRLSYNFVPKFSIPDLSSFNLTNAAQKLALEELAELYKTSDGSMDKAYDYKLQNVRRGVNTDWIHAPLRVPFSHTHSLALSARGQNVDYRATASFSDDYGVMKGDNRRKYGLGFHIGYHLRDKLTIAFKTNFSLTDSENSPYGTFSDYVALNPYEPIRDENGEYIRNYYFNPYDTSSSKMANPLYDATLSSFSKARTQAMTNSLTARWNITKYFYVTGQGSISINSGSNDIYTSPDAAKYSDIKDISQKGEYAYSNRNGNTFSGKLVLNYGKPIGKGGSMFRVSGGSNMQYTRSTSARAVGIGFLKDELSDISFAMGYPKSGHPSGTDRIATEVGFFINGNFSLLNRYFVDASYRSSGSSRFGSDNSFAPFWAAGIGWNIHNENFAKDIPWLNTLTLKYSVGYNGSVSFDYYQAKTIYSYKSDYQYYTGIGAVPVTMGNPALKWQKKLNNNVGITAAMFDNRLNLSFDYYSNTTYNLLMPINLPPSVGVSSMNVNFGKINNRGFDFAISGQIFRTKDWYWSMTVTGGHVMDRIRDISTVLKNTSVGDSNDAVKPKLLFTEGGSQFDIYAVRSAGIDPATGQEIFIKKNGEYTYKYQGDDRVAVGNTNPILTGSWMNTVRYKGISLSISTTYSFGSDFYNTTLQSKVENIDPYKNVDARAYTDRWKKPGDLVRYLAINTKNEMVNSERFVERKNELYISNIQLTYEFQAKFLSRIGLKRLCVGIGMSDIGYISSVKYERGTSYPYCRSINLIFRPTF, from the coding sequence ATGAAAACCAACATATGTACGGCATTTAACGCATTGCTCGTGCTCCTGCTCTGCATGACTGTTCCGAGCATGGGGGGGGGAAATGCGTATGCCCAAAGTAAAATATCCGGCGGTGAGCAGCTTCAAAAGCGCGTCTCGCTGCAGGTTACCAATGCTCCGGTATCCAAAGTCTTCGCACAAATAGAGGCCAAAAGCGGAGTTCACATCATCTTCAACGCATCCGAAGTCGACAAATTGCCGCCTGTAACCCGGTCATTCAACAACATGACCATCTCTCGGGTTCTGGATGTCTGTCTGGCCAACAGCAATCTCTCTTATTCCGTCGTCAACAAGAACATCGTCATCCGCGCCGAAGGCAAGAGCCTCGAACGCATCACCGTATTCGGAACGATCCTCGACGAAAACAACCTGCCGCTGCCGGGCGCCAACGTCGTGCTTAAAGGCACGAACATAGGTGTATCGACCGACACGAAAGGCAACTACTCCATCTCTTTCGGACGCCGTCCCGGTAAGGAGAACGTGCTGCTATACTCGTTCATCGGCATGAAACCGGAGGAGAGGAGCGTCAACGGCTCGAGCAACCTGAACGTCACGCTGAAAAACGACTCCGAGATCGAAGAGGTCGTCGTCAACGGTTTCTACACCCAGTCCAAAAGCACCTTCACCGGCGCCTCGACCACCATCAAGGGAGAAGAGCTGATCGCACTCTCGCCGACGAACCTCATCGCCGGCATCGCCGCCGTGACTCCGGGCATGGTTATGGTCGAGAACAACGCTCAGGGCTCCAACCCCAATGCCATCCCGTCGCTGCTGATCCGCGGCGCCAACTCACTGATCACCAACGAAAGCGAAGAAGGTGTCAACAACCCGCTGATCGTCCTCGACGGCGTGGAGATCTCGATGGAGGAGCTTTACGACCTCGACCTGTTCGACATCGAACGCGTCGACGTCCTGAAAGATGCTTCGGCCACGATCCTCTACGGTGAGAAGGGCGCAAACGGCGTGATCGTCGTCGAGCGCAAACGCATCGAGGGGAACAAGGTCCGGCTGAGCTACAACTTCGTCCCGAAATTCAGCATCCCCGACCTTTCGTCGTTCAACCTGACCAATGCGGCGCAGAAACTCGCCCTCGAGGAACTGGCCGAGCTTTACAAAACGTCCGACGGGTCGATGGACAAAGCCTACGACTACAAGCTGCAGAACGTTCGCCGCGGCGTGAACACCGACTGGATCCACGCCCCGCTGCGCGTTCCGTTCAGCCATACGCACTCGCTGGCTCTGAGCGCCCGCGGCCAGAACGTGGATTATCGGGCGACCGCCAGTTTCTCGGACGACTACGGCGTAATGAAAGGCGACAACCGCCGCAAATACGGGCTGGGATTCCACATCGGCTACCACCTGCGTGACAAACTGACGATCGCCTTCAAGACGAACTTCTCGCTGACCGATTCGGAGAACTCGCCTTACGGCACATTCTCCGATTATGTCGCCCTGAATCCCTATGAACCGATCCGCGACGAAAACGGCGAATACATCCGCAACTACTATTTCAATCCTTACGACACCTCGTCGAGCAAGATGGCCAACCCGCTTTACGACGCCACGCTCTCGAGTTTCTCCAAGGCACGCACGCAGGCAATGACCAATTCGCTGACAGCGCGGTGGAACATCACCAAGTATTTCTATGTGACCGGACAGGGCAGCATCTCGATCAACTCCGGATCGAACGATATATACACCTCGCCGGATGCCGCAAAGTACTCAGATATAAAAGACATTTCGCAAAAGGGCGAATACGCATATTCGAACCGCAACGGAAACACCTTCAGCGGCAAGCTCGTGCTCAACTACGGCAAGCCCATCGGCAAGGGCGGTTCAATGTTCCGCGTCAGCGGCGGTTCGAACATGCAGTACACCCGAAGCACCTCGGCACGGGCCGTCGGCATCGGATTCCTCAAGGACGAGCTGAGCGACATCTCCTTCGCCATGGGTTATCCCAAGAGCGGACATCCCAGCGGTACCGACCGTATCGCGACCGAAGTCGGATTCTTCATCAACGGCAACTTCAGTTTGCTGAACCGTTACTTCGTCGATGCCTCCTACCGCAGTTCGGGGTCCTCGCGCTTCGGTTCCGACAACAGCTTCGCGCCTTTCTGGGCGGCGGGCATCGGATGGAACATCCACAATGAAAACTTCGCCAAGGACATTCCGTGGCTGAATACGCTGACACTCAAATACAGCGTCGGCTACAACGGCAGCGTGTCGTTCGACTATTACCAAGCGAAAACCATCTATTCCTACAAATCCGACTACCAGTATTACACCGGCATCGGAGCGGTTCCCGTCACCATGGGCAATCCGGCGCTGAAATGGCAGAAGAAACTCAACAACAACGTGGGCATCACGGCGGCGATGTTCGACAATCGGCTGAACCTGTCATTCGACTACTATTCGAACACGACCTACAACCTGCTGATGCCGATCAATCTCCCGCCCTCGGTGGGCGTTTCCTCGATGAACGTCAACTTCGGAAAGATCAACAACCGGGGATTCGACTTCGCGATCTCGGGTCAGATTTTCCGGACAAAAGACTGGTACTGGAGCATGACCGTCACGGGCGGTCACGTCATGGACCGCATCCGGGACATCTCGACGGTTCTGAAAAACACTTCGGTCGGCGACAGCAACGACGCTGTGAAGCCGAAACTGCTCTTTACCGAAGGCGGTTCGCAATTCGACATCTATGCGGTCCGGTCCGCCGGCATCGACCCGGCAACCGGACAGGAGATCTTCATCAAGAAAAACGGGGAATACACCTATAAGTATCAGGGTGACGACCGCGTCGCCGTAGGCAACACGAATCCGATCCTCACCGGCTCATGGATGAATACGGTCCGTTACAAGGGTATTTCGCTCTCGATCAGCACGACCTACTCCTTCGGCAGCGACTTTTACAACACAACGCTCCAGAGCAAGGTCGAGAACATCGACCCCTACAAGAATGTCGATGCACGGGCCTATACCGACCGTTGGAAAAAACCGGGCGACCTCGTGCGTTATCTGGCCATCAACACCAAAAACGAGATGGTCAATTCGGAACGTTTCGTGGAGCGGAAAAACGAACTGTACATCTCGAACATCCAGTTGACGTATGAGTTTCAGGCCAAGTTCCTCAGCCGGATCGGTCTGAAGCGGCTCTGCGTGGGTATCGGCATGTCCGATATCGGGTATATTTCGTCGGTGAAATACGAACGCGGCACCTCCTATCCCTACTGCCGGTCGATCAACCTTATCTTCCGTCCCACCTTCTAA
- a CDS encoding zinc-dependent metalloprotease, with protein sequence MRKLLLLTAILCLSLSQTPADAMAASKSRKKAKTEKTDTVAKKKVSKYDKTFVKDKSNVTARAEGGFMTLHKSKGKLYIELPVKNMGREMLIASTISEASDPDLGSIGYKPQPPMHVRFNLIDSTVYMSEVSVLPDFDKSNEQMAHAVKLSSMDPILNAYKIVCFNNDSTAVVFDASNLFTSNYEPLAPIKSGSMGGINITASFNSSGTALREIKAFKDNVSIKSMLSYTVSANLMQLVLLKKNDPFTVGVTRSIMMLPEKKMRPRVADSRVGIFLSGRTDLNPDADQIARYSVIHRWNIQPSDSAAWARGELVEPVKPIVFYLDDAFPALWREPAKEGIERWNKAFEKIGFKNVVQVRDFPKNDPEFDPDNLKYSCIRFVPAQISNAMGPSWVDPSSGEIINASIIVYNDIIKLINNWRFCQTAQIDPRVRSKRMPDDVVRESVAYVLAHEAGHCLGFMHNMAASAAYPVDSLRSATFTQKNGTTPSIMDYARFNYVAQPGDKGVKLTPPDLGVYDDFLVQYAYKPIDAKDAKEEAKTLEKWVDEKAGDPRFRYGRQQVIQRYDPSAIEEDLGDDPIKAAEYGTKNLKYILTHFNEWMPDATDPDATLRTARYEELAKQYNRYIRAVMLNIGGIYLSEVKAGTPGKNVVPVDKKRQHAALQWVLKQLKECDWIADRDLTDRFSLRVELPPIFQYYTALEFYDTYKNVILSSHVAKSPKDAYTIRNWADDMYEGIWESAIKRRQPTAGDRIMQNLYASFLTSAVTKKTSLTKVSTGSFTGDNAFMPSVDDIVAFGLDESGVIAKNVDLLRNLEVENGHGYVASQVLTDFGKPGYGWQYRVNLRSIDESKTVFYGETQRIARLLKACIPASTGDARTHYQAILYQLETALKKD encoded by the coding sequence ATGCGAAAACTTTTACTACTAACGGCCATCCTGTGCCTGTCATTATCGCAGACGCCGGCAGACGCCATGGCGGCCTCCAAATCCCGGAAAAAGGCCAAGACCGAAAAGACGGACACCGTGGCAAAGAAAAAGGTCTCCAAGTACGACAAGACCTTCGTGAAGGACAAAAGCAATGTGACGGCCCGGGCCGAAGGCGGGTTCATGACCCTGCACAAGTCCAAGGGCAAACTCTACATCGAACTGCCCGTGAAGAACATGGGCCGCGAAATGCTGATCGCATCGACGATCTCGGAAGCCAGCGACCCCGACCTTGGATCGATCGGCTACAAGCCCCAACCTCCGATGCATGTACGGTTCAACCTGATCGACAGCACGGTCTACATGAGCGAGGTCAGCGTGCTGCCCGACTTCGACAAGTCGAACGAGCAGATGGCCCACGCCGTCAAGCTCAGCTCGATGGACCCGATCCTGAACGCATACAAGATCGTCTGCTTCAACAACGATTCGACGGCGGTGGTCTTCGATGCATCCAACCTCTTCACGTCGAATTATGAGCCGCTGGCGCCGATCAAAAGCGGCTCGATGGGCGGCATCAACATCACGGCGTCGTTCAACAGCAGCGGCACCGCCCTCAGGGAAATCAAAGCCTTCAAGGACAACGTCAGCATCAAATCCATGCTCTCCTACACGGTATCGGCCAACCTGATGCAGTTGGTACTGCTGAAGAAGAACGACCCGTTCACGGTGGGCGTGACGCGCAGCATCATGATGCTCCCCGAAAAGAAGATGCGTCCGCGCGTGGCCGACTCCCGTGTCGGAATCTTTCTCTCCGGCCGCACCGACCTCAACCCCGACGCCGACCAGATCGCCCGCTACTCGGTGATCCACCGTTGGAACATCCAGCCTTCGGATTCGGCAGCTTGGGCCCGCGGCGAACTGGTAGAACCCGTGAAACCGATCGTCTTCTACCTCGACGACGCATTCCCCGCCCTGTGGCGCGAACCGGCCAAAGAAGGCATCGAACGCTGGAACAAGGCCTTTGAAAAAATCGGCTTCAAGAATGTCGTGCAGGTCCGCGATTTCCCGAAGAACGACCCCGAATTCGATCCGGACAACCTGAAATACTCGTGTATCCGCTTCGTCCCGGCACAGATCTCCAATGCGATGGGGCCCTCGTGGGTCGATCCCTCGTCGGGCGAGATTATCAACGCTTCGATCATCGTATACAACGACATTATCAAGCTGATCAACAACTGGCGTTTCTGCCAGACCGCACAGATCGATCCCCGCGTACGCTCGAAGCGGATGCCCGACGACGTCGTCCGCGAATCGGTCGCTTACGTCCTCGCACACGAAGCAGGTCACTGTCTGGGCTTCATGCACAACATGGCGGCTTCAGCGGCATACCCCGTCGACTCGCTCCGCAGCGCAACCTTCACACAGAAGAACGGCACAACACCCTCCATCATGGACTATGCCCGTTTCAACTACGTCGCACAACCCGGGGACAAGGGTGTAAAACTGACGCCTCCCGATCTGGGTGTCTACGACGATTTCCTCGTTCAGTACGCCTACAAGCCCATCGATGCCAAGGATGCCAAAGAAGAGGCCAAGACCCTTGAGAAGTGGGTCGACGAGAAGGCCGGCGATCCCCGGTTCCGCTACGGCCGCCAGCAGGTGATCCAGCGTTACGATCCGAGCGCCATCGAGGAAGACCTCGGCGACGATCCGATCAAAGCCGCCGAATACGGCACGAAGAACCTGAAATACATCCTGACCCATTTCAACGAGTGGATGCCCGATGCAACGGACCCCGACGCCACGCTGCGCACCGCCCGTTACGAAGAGCTGGCCAAGCAGTACAACCGCTATATCCGCGCCGTGATGCTCAACATCGGCGGCATTTACCTGTCCGAGGTAAAGGCGGGCACCCCCGGCAAGAACGTGGTTCCCGTAGACAAGAAGCGTCAGCATGCCGCCCTGCAATGGGTATTGAAGCAGCTCAAGGAGTGCGACTGGATCGCCGACCGCGACCTGACCGACCGGTTCTCGCTGCGTGTCGAGCTTCCGCCGATCTTCCAGTATTACACGGCTCTGGAATTCTACGACACCTACAAGAACGTGATCCTCTCGTCGCATGTAGCCAAATCACCCAAGGATGCCTACACAATCCGGAACTGGGCCGACGACATGTACGAAGGAATCTGGGAAAGCGCAATTAAGCGCCGTCAGCCGACCGCCGGAGACCGTATCATGCAAAACCTTTATGCCAGTTTCCTGACCTCGGCCGTTACGAAGAAGACCTCGCTTACCAAGGTCAGCACGGGCAGTTTCACCGGTGACAATGCGTTTATGCCTTCGGTCGACGATATCGTGGCATTCGGGCTGGACGAAAGCGGAGTCATCGCCAAGAACGTCGACCTGCTGCGCAACCTCGAGGTCGAAAACGGACACGGATATGTAGCCTCCCAAGTGCTGACCGACTTCGGCAAACCCGGCTACGGCTGGCAGTACCGCGTCAACCTGCGATCGATCGATGAGTCGAAAACCGTTTTCTACGGAGAGACCCAGCGGATCGCGCGCCTGCTCAAGGCCTGCATTCCCGCCTCGACAGGTGATGCACGCACCCACTATCAGGCGATTCTCTATCAACTGGAAACAGCACTGAAAAAGGATTAA
- a CDS encoding S46 family peptidase → MKRTLLTLLTALFILPALADEGMWLPSLISSRIDDMRAKGFRLTAEDIYSVNQASMKDAVVLFNGGCTGELISPEGLLLTNHHCGYDAIQRHSTVEHDYLTNGFWALSRAEELPNEKLWVRFLVRMEEVTDRIAAGETAGEIVRKAEAEGPNYKAAVEQMYYGNQQFLFVYEQFDDVRLVAAPPSSIGKFGGDTDNWIWPRHTGDFSMFRVYASKDNKPAAYSPENVPYRPKKHFTISTKGVKEGDFTMIYGFPGNTQEYILSDAVAYIAERSDPAKIAVRTGRLDIISKAQESDPALRIFYAARHASIANAWKKWQGEVLGIERRGTVASKRAYEEAFDAWAQDKPRYRDVVAQLKAEYARIADPYFAREITLETLNALPARYSAKERAEAVFARRETTERALYSLQFGEYARRCPAQYQIPEFLDGVARYGSPEAFAEEIFTQVWNEGDTTAAAALRAGTKRMLGHITWLAGTKSLRNLNSKRLNELYTTYIKGLREWDAERAFYPDANLTLRVAYGSVAGYEYADGEYHKPQTTLDGIIAKDNPEIYDYDIPQSLRDRYASKEYGRWAATIDGHRTVPVCFLATNHTTGGNSGSPVLNASGELVGINFDRTWRSTMSDVAFDPTICRNIAVDIRYVLFVVDRIGGAGYLLKEMKLK, encoded by the coding sequence ATGAAACGAACCCTGCTGACCCTGCTGACAGCTCTCTTTATTCTGCCTGCGCTGGCCGACGAGGGCATGTGGCTCCCGAGCCTGATCTCCTCGCGCATCGACGACATGCGCGCCAAGGGATTCCGGCTCACCGCCGAAGACATTTATTCCGTCAACCAAGCCTCGATGAAGGACGCCGTGGTGCTGTTCAACGGCGGCTGCACGGGCGAACTGATCTCGCCCGAAGGCCTGCTGCTGACCAACCACCACTGCGGCTACGACGCCATCCAGCGCCACTCGACCGTCGAGCACGACTACCTCACCAATGGGTTCTGGGCCCTGTCGCGCGCCGAGGAGCTGCCCAACGAGAAACTCTGGGTCCGCTTTCTCGTCCGGATGGAGGAGGTGACCGACCGCATCGCCGCGGGAGAGACCGCCGGGGAGATCGTCCGCAAGGCCGAGGCCGAGGGGCCGAACTACAAGGCCGCCGTCGAGCAGATGTACTACGGCAACCAGCAGTTCCTGTTCGTCTACGAGCAGTTCGACGACGTGCGTCTGGTGGCCGCACCGCCCTCGTCGATCGGCAAGTTCGGCGGCGACACCGACAACTGGATATGGCCCCGCCACACGGGCGACTTCTCGATGTTCCGCGTTTATGCCTCGAAGGATAACAAGCCCGCGGCCTATTCGCCCGAGAACGTCCCCTACCGTCCCAAAAAGCACTTTACCATCTCGACGAAAGGCGTGAAGGAGGGCGATTTCACGATGATCTACGGATTCCCGGGCAACACGCAGGAGTACATTCTTTCAGACGCCGTGGCCTACATCGCCGAGCGTTCCGACCCGGCGAAAATCGCCGTCCGCACGGGCCGTCTCGACATCATCTCCAAGGCGCAGGAGTCCGATCCCGCGCTGCGCATCTTCTATGCCGCCCGGCACGCCTCGATCGCCAACGCATGGAAGAAGTGGCAGGGGGAAGTATTGGGCATCGAACGCCGCGGCACCGTGGCCTCGAAGCGCGCCTATGAGGAGGCGTTCGACGCATGGGCGCAGGACAAACCCCGATACCGCGACGTCGTGGCGCAGCTCAAAGCCGAATACGCCCGCATCGCAGACCCCTATTTCGCCCGTGAGATCACGCTCGAAACGCTCAACGCCCTGCCGGCGAGATACTCCGCCAAGGAGCGCGCCGAGGCGGTCTTCGCCCGCCGCGAGACGACCGAACGCGCCCTTTACAGCCTGCAATTCGGAGAGTATGCCCGCCGCTGTCCGGCGCAATACCAAATTCCGGAATTCCTCGACGGCGTAGCCCGGTACGGCTCGCCCGAGGCCTTTGCCGAGGAGATTTTCACGCAGGTCTGGAACGAGGGCGACACCACGGCGGCGGCAGCCCTGCGCGCAGGAACGAAGCGCATGCTCGGCCATATCACATGGCTCGCGGGCACCAAGTCGCTGCGCAACCTCAACAGCAAGCGGCTCAACGAGCTCTACACCACTTATATCAAAGGTCTGCGCGAATGGGACGCCGAACGGGCTTTCTATCCCGACGCCAACCTCACGCTCCGCGTGGCTTACGGCTCGGTGGCCGGGTATGAATATGCCGACGGCGAGTACCACAAGCCGCAGACGACCCTCGACGGCATCATCGCCAAGGACAACCCCGAGATTTACGATTACGACATTCCGCAGTCGCTGCGCGATCGCTACGCTTCGAAGGAGTACGGCCGCTGGGCGGCGACGATCGACGGACACAGGACCGTGCCGGTCTGCTTTCTGGCCACGAACCACACCACGGGCGGCAATTCCGGATCGCCGGTGCTGAACGCCTCGGGCGAACTGGTCGGCATCAACTTCGACCGGACATGGCGTTCGACGATGAGCGACGTGGCGTTCGACCCCACGATCTGCCGCAACATCGCCGTAGACATCCGCTATGTGCTGTTCGTCGTGGACCGCATCGGCGGCGCGGGTTACCTGCTCAAGGAGATGAAACTCAAATAA
- a CDS encoding Maf family nucleotide pyrophosphatase has protein sequence MLLNDKLKPYRLLLASQSPRRRELMTGCGLPYEPAPKYDCEEIYPADLPAEEVPLYLSQLKSRAYPGPLAPDEILLTADTVVVLDGEVLGKPCGREEAVGMLGRLSGRRHTVVSGVTLRTAERMHSFEARTSVWFRTLSAEEIEHYVDTCRPFDKAGSYGIQEWIGYAAIERIEGSFYNVMGLPIQKVYVELDKFLDR, from the coding sequence ATGCTGCTCAACGACAAACTCAAACCCTACCGCCTGCTGCTGGCGTCGCAGTCGCCCCGGAGACGGGAACTGATGACGGGCTGCGGGCTTCCCTACGAACCGGCCCCGAAATACGACTGCGAGGAGATTTACCCCGCCGACCTGCCGGCCGAGGAGGTGCCGCTGTACCTCTCGCAGCTCAAGAGCCGCGCCTATCCCGGGCCGTTGGCGCCGGACGAGATCCTGCTGACCGCCGACACGGTGGTGGTGCTCGACGGCGAGGTCCTCGGCAAACCCTGCGGACGCGAGGAGGCCGTCGGGATGCTCGGGCGGCTGTCGGGACGCCGTCACACGGTGGTCTCGGGCGTCACGCTGCGCACGGCGGAGCGGATGCACAGCTTCGAAGCGCGGACCAGCGTATGGTTCCGCACACTCTCCGCCGAAGAGATCGAACACTACGTCGACACCTGTCGCCCGTTCGACAAGGCGGGTTCCTACGGCATTCAGGAATGGATCGGCTACGCCGCCATCGAACGCATCGAAGGCTCGTTCTACAACGTCATGGGCCTCCCCATCCAGAAAGTATATGTTGAATTAGATAAATTTTTAGACCGATGA